From the Pyramidobacter porci genome, one window contains:
- a CDS encoding LamB/YcsF family protein, whose protein sequence is MNYRVDLNSDLGESFGAWKMGRDGDVLTFVSSANVACGFHAGDACVMRATVTAAKAAGVAVGAHPAYPDLVGFGRRNMACTPDELYAYTLYQIGALRAFCEAAGTKLQHVKPHGAMYNSAAKKIEEAEALAQAVKDAGGLILMGLAGSKFDEAAAKIGLPYAAEAFADRGYMPDGTLVPRSKEGAFVRDTEVAAARVIRMVKEGVVEAIDGTIVKLRPHSICLHGDSPTAVQMAQTLRARLVEAGIEIAPLAQIV, encoded by the coding sequence ATGAACTATCGAGTGGATCTGAACAGCGATCTGGGCGAGAGTTTCGGAGCCTGGAAGATGGGACGCGACGGCGACGTGCTTACCTTCGTGTCGTCGGCGAACGTGGCCTGCGGCTTTCACGCCGGCGACGCCTGCGTGATGCGCGCCACAGTGACGGCGGCGAAAGCGGCGGGCGTGGCCGTGGGGGCTCATCCCGCCTATCCCGATCTGGTCGGCTTCGGCCGACGCAACATGGCCTGCACGCCCGACGAGCTTTACGCCTATACGCTCTATCAGATCGGCGCGCTGCGCGCCTTCTGCGAAGCGGCGGGCACGAAACTTCAGCACGTCAAGCCCCACGGCGCCATGTACAACAGCGCCGCCAAGAAGATCGAGGAGGCCGAAGCCCTCGCGCAGGCCGTAAAGGATGCGGGTGGATTGATCCTGATGGGGCTGGCGGGATCGAAGTTCGACGAAGCCGCCGCGAAAATCGGCCTGCCTTACGCCGCCGAAGCCTTCGCCGACCGCGGCTACATGCCCGACGGCACGCTCGTGCCCCGCAGCAAGGAAGGCGCCTTCGTGCGCGACACGGAAGTCGCCGCCGCGCGCGTGATCCGCATGGTCAAAGAAGGCGTCGTCGAAGCGATCGACGGCACGATCGTGAAGCTTCGCCCCCACTCCATCTGCCTGCACGGCGACTCGCCCACGGCCGTGCAGATGGCCCAGACCCTGAGAGCGCGCCTCGTCGAAGCCGGCATCGAGATCGCCCCGCTGGCGCAGATCGTCTAG